The Erinaceus europaeus chromosome 17, mEriEur2.1, whole genome shotgun sequence nucleotide sequence GTCTGCAGTGTTTGTAGTCATTAcactgatccaaaataaatagtttgtctggggccctgcaggggaggaagcacaAGTAAtagtgagaggccttcctcaaagctgtgaaaaggagacaaggacagtgacccccccccccaactacatgttccccttgcccccagcctgcccttctcctctcactcactgccacaaatgacggccctacatgggagagggggaggaaacaccttccactaaaatcaaaacatcttctctagaacagattgtatcccagtgggaaagCTAGCATGgcagttgtgcaaaagacttgcatgtctgaggctctgaggtcccaggttcaatcctctgtatcatcattagccagagtgaaggaggagtagagagaggaagaagagtaggaggagaggaaggaggaggaggagttatccatgggtCACCTAGGATAACAAGTCGCTAATTGGTCATTTAGAATacttggggctagggagataacatagtggtctgcaagtgactttcacttccttttaagtttcagtttaattcccagctccactataagcctgaccaaaggtccaggaaaaaaaagtttggcaTATTGAGGCTTTGCTAATatctgaagggataggctccatctgATTCTGCAGgtttttcacattctcagtcaggcacatgttaactttccccattggcagatgaaaataagacaaaagatcatcagactttcccaggctagctgtcaacctccatggccctaggctctgctcctgggtggtgagtagagagagacagggctgaggagaggggacaggcaccctctgggaggatggtctTGTTTCCTGTTTcctgctgggtgtctcacttagtatagcacccattacccatgactccattcctaactgactgcccatttacccatgattcttcagctctGCTCTTAACACTCCATAAGCCTGGGTTGGAAAATAACTCACTGCTTGaaacttgttatttccaaagagaaatgcccCACACTCTGTTCCCCACCGtccacaaaaggaaaacaaaggtcccttgagtagaggcagaggaaaacacagttggtagacatttagcaggcagcacagctgtccccacactaaacccagacttctgtcctccatggagttcccttggcAATCCCCACTCATTTGCATGAAGCTCTATAGACCCACAGATCAgaggagaggaaatggggagagaaggcaacttgcaaccccagaaggcaattacttgtcaaaggccttggcatcttcatctcgctgatgcttcagcacaacatctttatcccattcttttctcaggtgttgattgatggtgttccttcgatcctcttctgcacatctttctgctaaatgcctggagggaaggcaagagtctgactccatccactgccaccatctcccgcctagtcctctctcctttggattcagtgggaaatctggTTTTGCTCTCACTCTTTGGAATAAGAGGTAAAGGTGGAGTCCAGATGGTGGGGCACCTAGCTGAAGGCACacattgtagtgtgcaaggacccacgttcaagcctcaggtccccaactTCAGGAGGAAAGTGCAACAggtttctctctacttttctacCAATCtcaacccaaaataaataaatttttttcaacaaaaaaaaaaaaaaaagaaaaagagtcaataACATGAGCAGATAGAGTGAACCCTAGTTAAGGGGTCCAGAACCGCTTGCTTTCAGCCAAAACCTTGTTTCTGTCGATGAATCCCCACTCAaaagctgtttgtttcctttaactCATCTAAAAACACATCTcttggatctaccctatgatcctgcaattcctctccctgggatatatcctaaggaacccaacatacacatccaaaaagatctgtatacacatatgttcatagcagcacaatttgtaatagctaccagcaacccaggtgtccaacagatgagtggctgagcaagttgtggtctatatacactatggaatactactcagtgataaaaatggtgacttcaccattttcagcccatcttggatggagtgtgaAGAAATTAGGTtaaatgaagtaagtcagaaacaggatgagtatgggatgatctcactcctaggcagaagttgaaaaacaagatcagaagagaaaacacaagtagaaccagaactgcagttgctgtattgcaccaaagtaaaagactctgtggtgcagTGGGGGGAGAGTCCATGTCCAAAAATGATTACAGAGCATCTAGTgcagtttgtattgttatgtggaaaactgagaaatgttatgcatgtacaaactattgtatttactgttgaatgtaaaacattaatccctggaTATATACTCATCCCATAAGGTGGCTTGTGACATGCAACAGCCTCAGAAGTTGACAGGGGAGTAGAgatgagaagcaggctggggcgaGCTAGGGTCATTCATGACTCTCCACCTGTCCACACATGTTTCTACTAAGGTCGGtgtcaaggggtgggggaggagagggagagaaaggaggagaggattatggtggggaaggaagggccaggccccttacttttcttggtttttctggagcatttctttttcttgctgcaGATTTTTTATGTGGCTGAGGATAAGCTGTCTTTTGTGGCCTGCAGCGGCTTCCACCTGCTGCTTCATGTATTCAATATTTCTCTGCCGCTTTTCGGCCTCCAGGGTCTTCTCATTCTGCCCAAAGTTGGTGAAGGTGCCCATGGGCTCATAGATGGGCAGTCTGGAAGGCctgtgtttcagctggaacagagagagccagtgtgaaggctgcagcattggggtacactgacagacCCACTGTTTATAGGAAGGAGCCAGGGCACCCAAACTCACATGAGGAAACCTGCTAGGTGGGTGGGGGCCCAGTATTCTACCCTCCACACACCTATGTTCAGAGTGCTAGGAAGCAGTGTACAGTTCTCAAAATAGCAACCCGTCCACTTACCTGGTATTCCAGTGCTTTCTtatacatttctctctgctcaaATTGatgtttcttcagttcagctttttgttcatcaatcctgataattggaagaggaggaggtgagacCACAGTTTATTCTAATGGAGACCAACATCATCAAAACACACCCAACAAGTTACAGTGGGAATACGTTCCAAGGAATTAACAGCTGGCACTTCCTTCTGGAAGCCTCCATTACACCTGATTGAGACGGGCCTTGGAGCCTGGTGGTGTCTTATCTgggagagcacacatgctgccatgtgtaaagacctgagAGCTCAAGGTCCTCACCTGGAAagaagatgcttcacaaacagtgaaacagtgctgcaggtgtctctcctgttctctccctctctctctctctctctctctctcagtctatcaaagaaaggactgtcaggtttatggccataccaccctgaacacacccgatgtcatctgatctcagaatctAAGCAGGGTCagacctggttagtacttggatgggagaaaggaCTGTCAAAAATAGTGAAGTGTCAGGGCACCAGGCCCCaaataaccatagtggcaaataaggaaggaatggagggaaggagggaggaagggagagagagagagagagaaagagagagagagagagagagagtctagctttatggaggcaggaattacctccatttgggggagtATTTCCCACAGCAGTTTCCTTCACTTCTCTCCTAACCTCCTCCCTGACTCAAATGTTCAGCCTCAAGTCATGTGCAACAAAACACTCTCTTTCCTCAGAAGTGGGAAATGAGAGAAATGTTCATCCCTGTCTGAGCTACAGGAGAATGGCAGGTATGAGTATGTTGAATGCTTTCCATGATGGCCTGAACCCTGCTTCCAGTCTGGGCCCCCACACTCCTGACCTTGGCTCCAGGGCCCCCAAGAGACTGATGATAAACCTACACTGGGAAGGGTCCCTGCCTcagactggccccttcttcctctactaacaccACTGACCACAAAGCCAAAGGCCATGGTGCTGACTGACAACTGTGCCTGGCCACTAAGGCTGTCCTGACACTAAGCATGGTGGCGATGACGGGCTGCATGGGGATCCTGGTTGGCTGCCTGAGATGTGCTGAAGCACTAGCTGTGCTGCCCAACCCTTCCCCACCGGAGTCTCCCTGCAAGTCCACCAAAACTCACTCTTGTTTGAGTTGCAGCCATTCTAGCTGCTCCAAGACTTCCTggctttcttgttttttcttggccagtttactattggcatctatttgtttaagaaggttcttagtatactcatttttcttttcagtgacaATAGCAGCACTTTCTGGTCGGTTCTCAAAGATGTATGGATTCTAGGATGAAAGAGGAGCAGTTCATTTCTTTGAGCTGAGCAAGAAAGCAACTGATGGGCTAGGAAACTAGCTGGCTTATACAGTGACTGCTTTGTCGTTGGtaagacctgggtttcagccctgcgctaccacactgaaggagcctcagtgctgtggttgctttctacatctatctaaaagaaagaaaagtcatttttcaAAGTGCTGATGAAGCAGCTACATGTTGAACTCACCTGCTCCAAGGTGACTCTGAGCAGAACTGACCAGAGGTCacaggtcttttttttcttccccatggtatgtgtatgtatgtatgtatatgtgtgtgatgtgaatatgtgtgtgtgtgtgtgtgtgtgtgtgtgtgtatgtgaacaaTATAACCCCAGGGCCAAAGGTGTGCAATCATAGGTTCTTCTACTAAGCTCTACCCTAGGCCCAAAGCCCTGCAtggtgaacaaaggcaatacagTGGACTATCTATCATGTCCAAGAGTTCTCAGGTTAACTAGATAATGGTGTGAAAAAAGGATGATTTAGGtagataaaaaaagaagccaaagtgactaaaaacatgaaaatggtgGTGAAGCATATTCACTACCATCTGTAATGAGGTTTCTCGAAACTTCTGCACCTAAagctcacctgagggtcttacacctgtggagacctcagttctgggggtgtggggaggggcccaagattctatggaTTCTATGAGCTCCCACTCAGAAAGTAAGTGTCACTCTTGTAAAGCCCACTGGAATACCTTTAATCTGCCCTCCAgagggtgggttcaaacattcccagacagggttatatgcaagTGAGAGGCAGAAACAATTCTTACAGAAAAGTGGCATTTCTGATTCCTCTGTGATTTTATAGCATCTGCGACACCAAGGTTATATGCAGCATTCTTcatgcattcttctttttctgattttagtctcaactttgcaaggaaaaaataaataaataaataaaaccaacagaCACTGAAAATGTCATTCTGTTTCTGTGGCTACTAACCTTTCTCTCTACAAAGACTGTGTTTCAAATGAGTCcaaactgattgggcttttctatgtttgttttgCTCCCTGACAAAATGTTTCCCAGTCAAGACCTTTCTTTTTCAAACCCAAGGCCTGATGGGTcaagcaagccaagcagaatggcagctgaaaatggtggctatctatgttcttccctgcactcatgcagCAGAGAAGAGTAAAGGCATTaatcctccaaacccctccccagggcatttatataagctgtgaagaGATCAAAAATTAGCTTCAGCTCCTAAACATAGTGCACCAAACAAGACTTTAGTCTGTTCCTGGAAACCTGGCCATGACCCAAACTTTATTCTCACATGAAATgcctgatttggcacactgccaggGAGACATGCGCAGGACATCTGCAGTGgccttgtcttgtctgctgcccccactgcaccacctctcaatcaATGCATAACACTACCTGGTCTTTGAATGCAGTGTCCTTGTTGTTCATTATCTGGTATTGATGTAGAAATTGCTCGTcctgttcttcttctttgttCTCGACTTTAGAATACAGTGCACTGTTGGCCTTAGTGCGCTGCATACACACGTAACAAAgttcctacaatgacaccaagggtCTGTTCCTATCTTTTGCTTTCTTATCTTCACACTTCTTCCTGTGCCTCCCCCATGACTGGATTTCTCCAGTCTCAGGAGTGTGTTTGATAAAAGGACATTTAACAGCGATTGGCatgatgggtttgataggctgagtcctcgggttgcaggagtggccacaaTCCCACTTGATGTGCAGGGTCTATGTTCACTCAGAAcccttgttctcccagccctgtttgtgttcagtggcacccacccccatcatttgcttgtctgaggagactggtacctgtcctgctttctcatgatccctacaagttgtagtctcagaggtcttaggttctgttttggtgttctttgatgGACTGGGTGGATGTGGCAcactataagaaaacaacaacagggagtcgggcagtagcacagcgggttaagtgcacatggcgcaaacaaAAGGAgcggcctaagaatcccagtttgagttcctggctccccacttgcagggtagtcgcttcacaagaagtgaagcagaactgcaagtatctatctttctctcccctctctctgtcttccccttctctctccatctctctatgacctatccaacaataaagacaacaataactacaacaataaaacaacaatgtcagaaaaaaggaataaataaataaataattaaaaaacaacaacacatttTCACATCTAGAGTGAAATTAGAGGCAAATATAGCCAATGGAAGACAGCTGAGTGGTTCTCTTCTGAGCTCTGCATTGTATAGGTTAGTGACCTATGTGTCTGATAACCCTGGATTTCAATCTCAGCATGCTTGTTTACACTTGACTTTTGAGCATTACTGACTGCactttctcaggcatgggaggtacagtgaacacgcacacacacacacacacacacacacacacacacacacacaccttctgcctGTGGAATTAACATTCTAAAGCAAAGTTAAACAAGGTAAGTGAGGTCTCCAGTGTGTTTGGCACTGCTGACGACCATGCACACCTAGCTTCCCTCTGATAGACTGTGAGCCCTGGACATCCCTGCAGTCCTCACCATGGAGCACAAATGCAGGGACACCATGTGAAGGCATGGATGGAAACATCTAATATCCCTGAATCAAGATAAGACTCAAACTACACTTAGTACAGTGTAATCCCCACACTCCACAAAAGACCAGCATGTTACCTTTTGGTCCCtgtttttgtaaagacagtcTTATTAGGCTCCACTGAGATAGGCAATATTATGGGAACAATATTTCCAGTTGCTGGAATGGGTTTTTGACCTGgaggtctaggtagaaagttgTCTGCGGAATAAGAGATAGAGTTAAGTTTCCTTTCAGTCGTTTCCTTTGAGGCTTTAATGGTCATAGatacaatgaagagagaaaatTACAATAGGAACATataacacattcttactctacaccaactgtgctaagtgcttaatataatgcataatgggccagggagatcgcatagtggttatgccaaagacttttttgtgtctgatgctctgaaatcacaggttcaatccctggcagagagacacagagacagatacagagagagagagaaaggaagaaaatgaaaggaaaagattgCATAAATAACAACTTAAGATAACAAATAGTATCTCTTTATGAAAGGAACAGTCCTCAAAACATTGTCTGGCAACTTCTAGCTATCTCTAGtaacttagaaaaaataaataaaacctttgttATTTCTACATATGTTTCAACCAAAGTCACATCAGCTACAGACATGAGAAtcctactattttctattaagccatATAAGACAGTTGTAAAACTCatactcagaatatatatatggaacatgtTACATGCAGCTCACTTGATGTATTTCTGTTACCTACCTAGGCCACTCCACTCCCCCGGTAGCCATATGAACTTGAGTCTTTTAAGTAGTATAGAGAcagcaaagagtcttagttgagaatctCATGGATTTTAGTTAAGGTgtgatagaaaattctagaagagctcttctttttttgtttttattgttgtagttgttgttgatcccattgttgttggacaggacagagagaaatggagagaggaggggaagaccaagaaggggagagaaagatagacacctgcagtccagtttcaccgtttgtgaagcaattcccctgcaggtggggagccgggggctcgaaccgggatccttacactagtccttgtgcttagccacctgcgcttaacccgctgtgctaccgcctgactccctagaagagCTGTTTCTTAGAAGAGcatatttcttgggagtcgggcaatagcgcagccggttaaatgCAGattgcacaaaacacaaggacgggtataagtatcctggttcaagcccctggctccccacttgcagaggagtcccttcacaagcagtgaagtaggtttgcaggtgtctgcctttctctccccctctctgtcttcccctcctttctccatttctctgtcctatccaagaaggacatcaatgacaataacaactacaacaacaataaaaaacaggcaacaaaagggaaaataaataattataaaattaaaaaaaaaaagaaaattctagaagacCAGTTTCTTAGAAGAACACATTTCTTATAACTCTAATGGTACTGATTTTCGGCACAGGAGTTGCTCAGCAACAATGCCCTGCTGCTTAGCAGAAAAGAGAAGACAGCTAAAATCTTTGGCTTACCTTGCACATCATCTTTGTCTGACTTCATTCTTAACACGGATTTCCTCAGTTTAGGTTGTTCAATTTTTTCCAGtgtttcattatttccttttaattcaaattcaattctaggaatggaccaaaatgtttgcctgctcactggatctgaataagatactaggagaattctcagttctgagcagcaccccagccagcaTGATAATACTGAAATAAACCTACTTCTCTTCCATGAGTGAGTGCCTGGACTTTGTTATGCAGAAGTCACAGACtgaagactcttttcttttttagcctgagtctgactgtgacctgcctcttctaaactgaggtctcaaaagtactccggggggggggggggagggggggatgcctctgggttttggtttcagtttgaatgtgtcttttctagttctgtcacccGATTCAGTACAGGGCTGTCAGAGTGGTATGTGGTTGGCAGAGAGTTTGGGATGCCAGGGTTGATAGGTCCATGGAACCTATGGGGCAAGGCACTCACCTGGGGAAGGAAAGAACACAGTTTGGATTTCTCTTCGAAGTTTTGATGTTTGCTATAGTTGAATTGACGTTTTGAGTTTtctggaaaatagggagagaggagatttATACCTGGTCTACATTCCAGGACATAGATGACTCAAAGGCTCCCTGGaagcaatgctactggaaggCTGGCTtgttgggtgctcagtgactaaagcctcaAGCTTACCGTCCATTTAATAACGATCTCCCTACTCttctcccagatccagctttctagtcccttttccaactattacaccatttccccagacaataacctgtgtccacctgcatattacctgttaggttcaggcaaaaatgaaCCCCTtggataaacctaaaatagacctgctttttccaaaatagagaccccaaatcttcatctgcaatatccttgcctttaggttcatgattagtcaagaatatgttcagctttctatattaactctttttcagccaccaggttccagatgataccatgatgccaaccgacttccctggacagacgactctaCCTGGAGCCACACCTatctcagatctctgccccactaggtaaagagagagacaggctgggaatatggattgaccagccaatgccaatgttcagtggggaagcaattacagaagccagaccttccactttctgtacctcataatgatcctgagtccatactctcagagggataaagaatagggaagttcgttccctatttcctattatacttactgccaagatatccttatcaaagcaaggactgcaaaagctcaataagggcaagagactagcatactttaacaatgactctttgtcactatcaggccaccccagcatgcttcacttcagactgtgtccagagacttcaggtatgggacaacaacccttcagcttcatcactcaggtaagacctttcctttcatagtattctctaattccattccaggtggtccactccccaataaagtccccaatcctagatatagaccagatcccctgagataaagcacatgttcacatgtgtccataaaccagggaaaaatatacacctgaaagcagaagtacacaagagtctgcagtgagtacccccccaacacctcatctgcactattccagcctttaagtccatgattgttcaacaatttgttcggctttgtatgttaactctctttttagttaccaggttccagatgccagaatgatgccgaccagacttccctggactgaagtctccaccaatgtgacctgaatcccacttccccagagaccaaccctactagggaaagagagaggcagactgggagtatggattgaccagtcagcacccatggtcagcagggaagcaattacagaagccagaccttccaccttctgcaacccacaatgaccctgggtccatactcccagagggatagagaataggaaagctatcaggggaggagatgggttatggagatcgggtggtgggaattgtgcgcagttgtacctctattatcctacagttctgttaatgtctcctttcataaataaaaaaataaagctagaaaaatgaatataactaaaatatgcccattaGATATCCACAGAATGGAGAccaaccccaactcttcatctgtaccactcaagcctttaggttcataatcagtcaacaacatgtttgtctttatatgttaactctcttttcagccaccaggatgcagatgctagcatgatgccaccagacttccctggacagataaccccaccaatgtgtcctggagctctgatcccTCAGAATCCCACAGCCAAAATCatagtcaatggtgaaaaactgtaagcatttccacacatatcaggtattagacagggctgcctactatcaccattactattcaacatagtgttggaagtttttgccctagcattcaagcaggagcaaggaattaaaggcatacagattggaagagaagacatcaaactctccctatttgcagatgacctgatagtatacatagataagcctaggaaatccagcaagaagctttaggaaatcatcaagcaatacagtaaggtgtcaggctgcaaaattaacattcaaattcaggtgcattcttctatgcaaacactacgttagaagaagaaaaatcgagaaatcagttctttttactacaacaacaacaaacaataaaatgtctaggaataaacctaaccaaagaagtgaaaggcttgtatactaaaaagtatgagtcactaatcaaggaaattgaaaaaaggcacaaagaagtggaaagataattccatgtttatgggttggaagaattatcattattaaagtgaatatactacccaaggccatatacaaatttaatgctatccccatcaagaattCAAACACATtttgtaggagaatagaacaaattctacaaatgtttatctggaaccagaaaagacctagaattgtcaacaATAATCTTAagatagaacagaactggagggatcatactccctgatctcaaattctTTTATGGTGCCATTGTAATCAAAcatgcttggtaatggaacatgaatagacacactacccagtggaatagaaccaagaacccagaagaaagccCCTACAcattggacatctaatttttgacaaaggtgcccagactattaaaggggaaagcagagtctcttcaacaaatggtgctggaaaaatgggttgaaacatgcagaggaatgaatgtGAATCACAAAACACAcaagtaaattctaaatggatcagggacttagatgttagagcagaacctatcagatactcagaggaaaatattggcagaactcttttccatataaatattaaagacatcttcaatgaaatgaatccagttacaaagtagactaaggcaaatatacacctatcggacttcatcaaattaaaaagcttctgcacagcaaaagaaaccaatacccaaaccaagagatccctcacagaatgggagaagatcgtcacatgccatgcatcaaacaagaggctaataaccaaaatatataaagagcttaccagcctcaaccacaagaaaacaaatgacgccatccaaaagtggggagaagacatagacagaatattcaccacagaagagatccaaaagaccaagaaacaaattaaaaaatgctccaagtttttgactgtcagagaaatgcaaataaagacaaccgttAGATACCACTTCGctcctatgaaaatgtcatacatcagaaaaggtagcagcaacaaatgctacaaggttgtggggtcaaaagaaccccccTGCGCTGCTGTTCCTTGgtgcaacctctatgga carries:
- the LOC132533985 gene encoding coiled-coil domain-containing protein 81-like, which produces MQRTKANSALYSKVENKEEEQDEQFLHQYQIMNNKDTAFKDQLRLKSEKEECMKNAAYNLGVADAIKSQRNQKCHFSNPYIFENRPESAAIVTEKKNEYTKNLLKQIDANSKLAKKKQESQEVLEQLEWLQLKQEIDEQKAELKKHQFEQREMYKKALEYQLKHRPSRLPIYEPMGTFTNFGQNEKTLEAEKRQRNIEYMKQQVEAAAGHKRQLILSHIKNLQQEKEMLQKNQEKHLAERCAEEDRRNTINQHLRKEWDKDVVLKHQRDEDAKAFDK